The genome window tttgctacCTTCTcaaagtcttaattttttttgcacaagataatcccccccccccattaaatTGTTCATGTTACAGGTCACAATAATGCtacaaaaagttttgaaataactTATCTtgctctcgttttttttttgttttttttttacaaaaacctggcatttgaacaagagTGTGTCGACTATTTATGTCCgctgtattatattattattatattacgtatcgtgtttttccccccagtaTATTAATTCTTACATAGCGAAACAAGTTGTGTATATACTATAATGCAATACAAATGCTTTCTATCAAATGATTACTACTTATGTTTATTTCTAATATACAACTATAATAACAGTCATGAAAATGTATAGAAAGGCTGCTTTGGAAGCAAGACGCTTATAGTGCCGTGATAAAGTACCAGCCCCCTTctcattcttcttttttttgcagtttccccactttaaggtttaaggtcatcaaacaaatgtaaatatcaaacatcacccaagtaaacataaaatgcagtttttaaaatggttattttatttattaagggggaaaaaaaccttcaaaGAACCCGGtcgtgtgtgaaaaagtaactgtCCCCTAaacttaataactggttggaccATCCCCaggagcaacaactgaaatcaagcgttttcttattttctccaactggcaatgagtctttcacatctctgtggagatattttcgcccagtcttccttgcagaattgttttaatccagcaaaaatggagtgttttcgagcatgaatggcctttttaacgtcatgccactgtatttcaatcggattcaagtccggactttgactaggccactccgaaaccttaattttgtttttgttaagccattcagaagttgactcgctggtgtgttttggatcgtcaTCCCGCTGCAGAACCCAATTttcctgaaatgctgtgttacatttacgccagatgtaacgagacacacaccttccaaataGTACAACTTTCGTCTCGTcggtccatagaatattctcctgaaattcttgggaatcattcagatgttttttgcaaaagtaagacggaCGGGCCTTAatcttctttttggtcagcagtggtttttgccttcaAACTCTGTCATGGATGacatttttgcccagtgtcttccatattgttgagtcatggacaacactgaccttaactgtggcaagggaggcctgcagttctttggatgttgttctgggttcctttgtgacctcctacATGAGTCGTCACTGTGcttttggggtaatttttgtaagccagccactcctgggaaggttcaccactttccatgttttctccatttgtgaaTAATGGCTCTCATCGTGGTTCACTGgggtcctaaagctttagaaatgactttgtaactctttccagactgaaagatgtcaattactttatttctcatctgttcttgaatttcacTGGATCGggacattttgttgcagctttttgagatcttttggccaactttagtttgtcagacaggttttatttaagtgatttcttgattgaagaGGACTGGAGGTAATCTATCtgatcaggcttgggtgtggtcagtgaaaattcgCGCAGCTTTCTCAAAAATGACTTAATAAGGGGTGCAATTCGCTATTTCGCTTTGAagagatttttttcctcaataaaaaaaaatgcaactgttCAATAATCTATCACGGGGTGGAAGCAATACTTTCCTGGTTCAAGTAGAACTGGTATTTCAACAGTTAAATGCTAGTCaaattttgacatcatgagacaaAGACCGCAACTAACAATTTTTCAACAGCACCTCGCCATCgtgaggcttcaaacaggatatTCTCaaagggaagtggccactgagtttAGAGTGTCATAATCAGCAGGTTGCAATAGATATATAGAGAGAGTGGAAATGTTAGAGAAAGGCATGGAAGTGGACGCCCGAGGGGGGTAAAtaaaaacacctgttgtgaattttgccagaGTTTTTGCaagttttgtaaaatatgtggatTAAAAAGTTTAGAGAAAGTCAAATTAAGTTTACCTGTAAAGATTATAGCGCCTTTTCGGTTCCTCCTGAATTCTTACCCAGATAGCCCTAACTTTTTTGTGGGTAGTGTAAATCACACGAAATTATATTGAATGATACCAGTAAGAAGTAAACAATATTTCAACTGACCTGCGCTTGCAAGGGCCCATAAGGCACCAGTTCTCCGTCCACAGTGAGGGTCCCGCGTGTAGACAGAGGCTGCAGCCTAAAGGCGCGACAGGAAACGTGGCTGACATATGGTGAGCTGACAGAGTGGTGCGTTCCTCTCTCCATGGCAAAGAACAGTCGGAGTAATGTGGCTCTGGATATGCCCGCCCGCACAAAGGTCAGGTGGATAAGTCCATCGTCAAACCTGGCCTGCGGAGCGGCGTGGAGGTCAGCTCCCAGATGGCTCTGATAGAGGGCCAGGACCAGGACAAAGTCCCCCTCTATAGTGATCCAGTCTCGTGTGGGAAGGGGTTGGTCCAGAGAGGGCAACAAGTCATCTCTCGGGACATTTAAAGGCAGTGTGACGTAAGGACGGTTCTTGAGGGGTCCGGCTGGCTCGGCGATGTCAAAGTTGAAAGACGAGGAAGGCGTGCGTATGGGGGGCGATGGAGAGGTGGACCCAGGAGTGTTGGGGCGCGGGACTAGGTATGACGAGGAGTGTGGGGAGGCACATGAAGGTGAAGATGGAGGTGTAGGGGACAGAGAGAGGGACAGGGAGGGAAGTTTAGGAGGCAGGGAGTTGGAGTGGGAGTGCTGCAGGAGTGAGAGGGGCCTCGGCCGTGAAGAGTTTTGGTTCTGGTCCACAGTTCTGGGTTTATAGGAGAAGGGGGAGTGACGAAAGGGGGAGGAGATGGTGAGGGCTcgttcacgggccacatcgagAGGGTAATCCTCTTTCTGGTAGTACCTTCCATTCAGGTCCATATCCTCCACCCCATAGGAGGGGCTGGAATCGCAGTCAGCTTGACCGAAAAGAGTGTTGGCGATCTGGCTTGAAGGAGCAGAGTTCTTCCTGAGGGCCTGTTTGGTTTCCTGGAGTCCATCCTGGTAGGTGAAGGAACCTTCGTCTGCGTCCAGGCCCTCACCAAGCTCTTGAGCATGTACCACCCCCTCACCCTTTACACGGTCTTTCCCATCACCCGCCTGATGCTCCTCCTCCATCTCACTAGAGTCCTCCTCTGTTCTTCCCTCATCCTCCTGTTCATCTTTTATCTGTGCCAATCCAGCATCCCCTCCCATGTTACAATCACCCCTTTCACCCTTCAGCCTCTCCTCTTCCATCTCTACCTCCCCCTCCTTTTCCTTCTCCCTGTCCTCCATCAGGCTGCTGGCCCTCACCACGCCAGTTCCTCCTCCCCGGGCTCGCTCACGTCTCCTCTCTCTTTCCCGTTGCCTCTCCTCCTTCTCCTGCTCTCCCTCGCCCCGTCGCAGACTCCTCTGTTCGCTGATGCCCATGTCAGAGGAGGTGCGATGGATGGGGTTTTTGCAAAAGCCTTCCAGGCCCTCGGTGATGCTGCGGGAGAGGGGCCTCCTCGGCAGGGGAGGCGTGGCGTCGGGCGATgaggccatgatggacggagGGAGGTAGGACAGACGACCCTTGTAGGAGCGGAGGGAAGCGATGCGCACCAACGTGCCCAGAGTGAAACGTGCTGAGCCCAGGCCACGATACCTGCCATCCCATAAAAATAATGTAGAAAAAAGGAACTTTGCAGACATAATTTTGTAACTAACGTCAATTTATCACTGCACAGTATCAGATCAGTTAAGCTCAGGTGGCAAAGGTGCTCACACTCTATATTTAAGTAGAAGTATAAATACTTgtgtactgattcaactcctgtccTTAAGTAAAACGTACAAAAGTTCagactttttgctttgacttgagagcaaaaattcAAGATACTAGCGCtggctgtatggtggcagtgaacttaaTTCAACTCAACTTACAATAAGCAGGAGTTTGGctgatagtgaacaattcttcaaaaaagagacaTCAAGCTTTTTAAAGGAACTTCCAATTAAAGTttactaaacataaaacatatgCAGTatattctatacattttatgcttgcaatgtGTTTAAAGCCTGTGAGAGGGCTACAACTATATCCAAAAAATTTAATGATCCCTCAATATTGCAAATTTCCACATACCGCGGGTGGGTTTAGAATTCATCCCCCCCGGTGTTCACAGCTCACCTCTCACTTTCAATGTCCACATCCGACACGAATCCCCAGGCGACGGACAGGAAAGAAAAGAGCCTCCTGGGCACTGCAGTAGCAGCTCGACTGTTGTTGATGGTGGGTGGGCTAGTCGTCACGGAGACCAGGTCCATCGGCCGCACGCCGCCGCGacacaacaggaagcagcagTTCAAAAGGAGAGGCTCCCGAAGACACATGTCATACCTAGGAATATTAAATGAAAGGTTTTTACAATGCAAAGGAAAAGACAAGATTTCCAAAATGGAAACATAAAGGTGCCACGACGGTCAACATAAACCATTTATTCAATGTACAAGCAATGATTTACATCACTAAAATTTTTGGAACGTTTCTTCCGTTATTTGGTAATAAACTCACCTAGTAACTGTTCTTGTGCCCTTCCTGAAATGTCCTAAGgtgtcacaagatggcgccacaAAGCCTTGTCATAAAGTAAAGCAGTACGTTGGCACCACCTAGTGGCTTCTTTCTGCCGAGGAACTATGTGGACATGAGGGAAGGAGCTTTTATAGGACAGGCCATAGTCCGGTCTAATAAAAAAGCaatgctttggtgccatctcgTGGAATTGCTGTAAGACTTTTATGTTCATCAATCATTACTGTAAGACTGATTACTGCATGGGACAGCCTGGACAGAGATGTGTGTACCAAATAACCAACagtgttaaaaatgtgtgtaacaaACTAAGCTGACTAGGCGCTACAATTCTTAACTACAGATGGACAGGCGAGGGTCATTTGTTGGAGCGCTTGTGTTCGGGATACTTAATACTAACTTATGGTTAACTTAGCAATACTGTACTCTGCAGCTACAACAGAGAGACGTGAACCATTTTCATCACTACGTTACCACCATGTCACAACAAGTTCAATGTATGGTTCTCCAGTCATCATCACTTTTCAGTCATTATTGGTAACCTTCTGTCCTAACAAACTTGTGGAACTTGTACTGTGGTAACTTAAGAGCGCCCCAACTCTTGCCCTCACAAGTGGGCaaagagagccacagtcgccaatGCACGTTcaaccatttattatttttacaaacaatcaaacgtgtaaaaacaaaatgagaacacatgCAGGGACCCCTGTGAGTAATACCCTCCCCAGTAATGCTGCCCTGTGCGGCCACACATAattgcacataccagaaacCGCCCCTGCATTTAACACATGAATAATACAGTGTGTCCAGTATTTACACTTTATAAATTCAGTTTATTTCTTAACGCTCTCCTTTATGTTTTATTCTGTCCCccaaaattttttggggggtctggAGCAGATTAAGGGCAATTTAAAGGCCCAGTAAACtcctgggatttttttttttacaaaccacagagaagagtatcGTTAAGTAGCAgagaaaatttgaaaaaaaaaaaaaaaaaaacgcaaagtaTGTGCCAACCTCTGAGCCCCAGCGTAATGACCGGCAGCTGCAATGggacaattttccctccttCGCCTCTGTTGAAATTCAGCGGACCGTGCATCACGCTGCAGTGGCTGACGAAGGGTGCATCATATGTAGCTACAGCAGTGCAATGGACCACGTTCCCCctatattcttatttttttctcccacttcTCGCCCTGCAACATCTTGGTtggcaactgtgaggctgacagcCCCTAATAACGTTGCGCCGGGCTGACGGCGGGCTGGAGCGGAGCCGCCAGGGCAGCAGAGATGTCCGCTTTGTCACTGCCTTGCTACGCGCAATGTGTAGGGCACACCACTGCACAGACACTAACCCAAGTAACACAGAACACGTTACACTTCAGGgacgatgtatttttttttttttagttgtaggCATaatttgatggctaactgcacactGTATTGGTAGAACTGGGCCAAGATATTATGAATAAGGAAGTTTTCAAGAAAGTATACACCCCAGCCCTCTTTTGACACAGGACTAGCTTTTAGCCCCGCCTCAAAAATCCAGCCAGCTGAAATGGTGATCTCAACAATCCAGTCCTatattgttctctgtttttgcatgttttcagcagttatcttcaaacatattttatgtatttagaaacaaatcataaaaaatattttcctgggACTTTAATTCATGTCAAGAGGGAAAACTGTTTTGACTTATGAGTTAACTGAGTTAgcagcttggtcacggaattaattaaaacagcattttaatacTTTTCATgaaataagctttttttttttaatccaaattgGTAATTGCAACACCTGAGTGGTGTTTCAAAATGTTAACGCTCCACTGTATTTTGACTGAATAATTGACGAGCAATGTTTCCTACCCTGCAtggtgattgatggaaccagcCAGTGCGTTGCCAGAGCCACAGGGCAGAATGCCAACGGGCGTTTTTATTGCTTGCTCCCAATCAGCACGCTCCATTAAGCCGTTTATCACCTGCCAGATCGGAGCACATCATATCAGTTTAAGCGTGTGTTACATGAGTAACGCTCACCTTATCAATTCCACACCTCGTGCAGGAGGCCATCTCCAGAAATGATGATGACACCGTCCCACTCTGGGAGTGATATCTCCCTGATAAGCTCTCTGGCGTGGTTCTGACGCTCTGAGGCAGATTAAGACACAGTGGACAACTTCAACATAAAGGTGCTGCAAAAACACAATCTGTGTCACAAAGGTAGATTTGCCTTTGTGGTTATACCTGTTTGTATCAAGTTATAGCTGATGTTGGCCTCTCTAATCATAGGCAGGATGCGCGTCTGACACCACTGCATTGCCTGTCCTCTCCCGCTGAAGGGATTGACCAGCAGTAGTAGTCGCCTGGGACGAGGTAGGAGGCTTCTGGAAAATTCttgcaaggggaaaaaaaagggagagAATTCATTAGCGGGCCAGAATAAAAGCTAGGGCAACTTTAAAGCAGGCCAAGTGGGATGTAAGGTAAACTGTCACTGCAATGTTGCTCAACTGTGGATTTTGAGTGCAGGATTTACAGTATCTCACACAACCCAGTGCTGTTGATGAGGAATTAAAGACTCCTCACTGGCATATAAAATGCCTGAATTTTTAACCCAATGCAATATTTTCAGCCCTTCACTACTTGCACAaataatgcctagatcagactacagacGAGGAAGGCGTCTCCCGGTACTTGCCCGCTTAGCTACCGCGGCCGAGTTCCCggatcgggcccgacatattttgtcggcaACGACAAAACTGTGCGTCCAGTAtcacataatccacgaccaacgatttggccctacgatagcctTATgtcgccaaaatgaaaagtttaggatgtttgatttttttttgggatatcttccgtaTAGTGTGACCTATCAACGACAACTCCGACAGCGCatcttgacgtcgaccaatgggattgtgaccggcgcttcgcctccttttctttttattctctCGCACGAACCAATGTTCACAGAAGCTTTAGAGCAGTGGCGGTTTCTGACATGGGCCATATGAGCAGCCACCCAGGCATTCCATAGAGGAAGGTATAGATTCGAAGCCCGAACGTgcgaactgtgaggtagacgtgctAACAACTAGGCCCTAAAACTAAAACGTAAagcaaatatttattcattaacGCTTCTGGATCCCCTGGAAGAGCTTggcgaagtggctggggagagggaagtcttggaTTCCCTGCTTTTAGGTTGGTGTCCCCGTAACCAGATACTGAATAAGCCAAAGAAAATCGAAAGCTGGGTGTGAGTCAAAATTTGTGGAACAAGCAAGCTTTaggaaaaaactaaaattaaaatggtGCAAGTGAGGTACTGTAAACCCCTTGCGTATGGGTTATAGACAAGGAGAACCACAACCTCTGATGGACTTTCAGCCACTTATTGAATGGGACACACAGCAAACACAGAAAACCCAAAACAAGCATACTCACTAGTAGCTGCTGTAGCCCACAACTCACACCCGGACGCTCACACACGGACTAACCGGACAAGTGATATCACTCACAAGGCTTTGTAAAGGTACAGATACAACACTATAGTTGTTGTGATTTTTGGTTGGTCTCAACCTGCAGTGATTACACtctataaaaccagtttatttatttacattccccttccatccatcaatgttttattgcttttatacaatacagtgctaacatttctttatttaaaaactaaattgtgGTGGTTTTTTGAGGACTGCAATGGAtgcatggcatttcaattcatttcaatggaggaAAATTGATTCGAGTAAATTAAATTATAAGATTGGTCATAAAAGGAATCAGTTTGCCCACttagaaaacaaaaaggttCCTTGTCCAATAACGTTAAGACTACCGATATTCATAGGGCGACTCGCTTCCCCCACCCGACCATCCGATGCGTGCTGAAGGAGATACGACCACACGCTCAGATTAATCCTGGATTATGTAACAATCCACAAGAACAAATCAACATGAATCCAATATAGCTGcaactacagtatttgttaGTCACTGTGAAAACTCAGCATGAGTCGCTATGAACactcccaaaaacaacaaacagagcAAACAAAGGAGGGGAGATGATGGATGAAATAGGCAGCTGGGTTAAACTGAGGACAGCCATGTTTACTGCTACAGTAAACATGACAAGGAGATGATGAGGTTTTAGTTGAGGTCAGGAAACAAAAGGAGAGAGGGAGATTAGACATTAAAGAGGCAAAGGAGGGAGGAAGGAGACAAGAAAGGAGGTCAGACGCTGGTGAAGTGCAGAGGCAGCAGTGAGAAATGGTTAACACACAAGTACAGTGAAAATTTGTATGAAGATGTATCGGTATATCTGACATCAAAATACACATAACAGCAACAAAACaccattttaagtgctttgACCCCCTTGTTTTCTTTCAACATCTTCTATGAGTGCCTGGGTAAGCCACGAAAATGTATGCAGATGCAATTCTTGGTCACTCTGACATGAACTATATTTAGCTATCATTTACAAAGGATGTGTGAACAAAAATGGAAGGAGACCAAAGTGTTTCGGAGTGAACTACAGCAAAACAAagcacatttttgaaatgctgaTACTTAATGGAAACATCAATAGTCCCCTATTCCTAGTTCAACTGCAATCTTTTCATGTATGTTTCAGAAAATGACGTAGGTGACAGTTTAAAAAAGCACGGCTGCGAaatattctaatattttgagGTACAGTACTGGATTTTTTATGTTCCTATGCTGTAAATCACAATACATTCAACACATAATAGGAATGCTTGAAacacaaccatccatccatccatttttcgtaccgCTTAGCCCCaactatctttgggtgagaggcaggttataccctgaactggtcgccagccagttgcagggcatatataccggtacaaaaacaacaattcacattcacacctaggcgcaatttagagttttcaattaagctaccatgcatgttttggggatttgggaggaaactagagtacccggagactcgcgcaggcagggggagaatatgcactccacacaggcgaggccggatttgaacccggggcgctcagaactgtgaggcagatgtggtaaccagtcattcaccgtggcGCCTGCTTAAAacattttagttgtattttagtATTGACTCTAAAACAGCAAAGTGTGGTattagtaccactagtggtatgcgaGATTTGCCTAGTGGCAAGCGAACGATTCACTGCCTtattacagttcagttgtattaaactttttttactCAACTCAAAGTGCAATTGCATTCAATCTTTaagaaatttgtattttttatttaacttttgtacaatcaattttaattgaataatttcattatattttttttcccaacaattaagcacagtgttaatgttcaaactgtgcatgttaCTGTTGCTTACAAAGACATTGAATGTACTTTGAAGGAATAAAGCCACTGTATTTTAAGTATTtaagtattttaatgttggtcatgatggtggtacttgaggagccaattattattattattattatttttatcagaGGCGCTCACTTTCACagagtttgagaaccactgctcgaGAATATGAAATaactgacaaaaataaaccacCCCAAAATTTTGCATTGtacatttttggtatttttaattTCTGTTTACAATGCATTATAATCATTTTTTGGTACACCTTcttgtgtattatatatatcaatataataaagataaatataattgaatataacaatgtttattttattacatattttatcCAACTTTATTGaatattctaatattttgagGTACTGAACTTTTATGTTCATCAGCTGATTAGAACAATGCTTGaaacttattttatttagtacTGACTatagttaaataaaaaagtttgtatttattttttttattaaaatgtatatttaaaatctATTACAATGTTTTTAGATGCTCTTGTATATACACTTGTGTacaatgttattaaaaataaatgactataaaaatagttgtatttaattttattattatagttttttttactgttgtatGACTATAACAGCTGTTAACTACTTACTACCAACATTCTGTACCACTGTACAACTCCAATGTAGTAAATGTCATGGTGACAAAATCCTCAAGGTTGTAGGGTTCTGGTTGTGTGGTAGCATTAACATTCAAAGAAAGTAATTTCACTCATGAATG of Phycodurus eques isolate BA_2022a chromosome 4, UOR_Pequ_1.1, whole genome shotgun sequence contains these proteins:
- the sphk2 gene encoding sphingosine kinase 2 isoform X1, which codes for MRSPEPSFFPPSEALLHGQFASWVSGNNGSNNNSCPNSPGGSGGISPTASPTLAPTSNYALTLTHAHIHIQRLLPRPGKEARLLLPLSELLGCSCPRAPAPPLLVLYWYPPGKRRKGVSRRRQVRAYMAETRPEAERWSAAVQCLLRGVPVTAETEFSRSLLPRPRRLLLLVNPFSGRGQAMQWCQTRILPMIREANISYNLIQTERQNHARELIREISLPEWDGVIIISGDGLLHEVINGLMERADWEQAIKTPVGILPCGSGNALAGSINHHAGYDMCLREPLLLNCCFLLCRGGVRPMDLVSVTTSPPTINNSRAATAVPRRLFSFLSVAWGFVSDVDIESERYRGLGSARFTLGTLVRIASLRSYKGRLSYLPPSIMASSPDATPPLPRRPLSRSITEGLEGFCKNPIHRTSSDMGISEQRSLRRGEGEQEKEERQRERERRRERARGGGTGVVRASSLMEDREKEKEGEVEMEEERLKGERGDCNMGGDAGLAQIKDEQEDEGRTEEDSSEMEEEHQAGDGKDRVKGEGVVHAQELGEGLDADEGSFTYQDGLQETKQALRKNSAPSSQIANTLFGQADCDSSPSYGVEDMDLNGRYYQKEDYPLDVARERALTISSPFRHSPFSYKPRTVDQNQNSSRPRPLSLLQHSHSNSLPPKLPSLSLSLSPTPPSSPSCASPHSSSYLVPRPNTPGSTSPSPPIRTPSSSFNFDIAEPAGPLKNRPYVTLPLNVPRDDLLPSLDQPLPTRDWITIEGDFVLVLALYQSHLGADLHAAPQARFDDGLIHLTFVRAGISRATLLRLFFAMERGTHHSVSSPYVSHVSCRAFRLQPLSTRGTLTVDGELVPYGPLQAQVHPSMARLIVGDSGLEVTRF
- the sphk2 gene encoding sphingosine kinase 2 isoform X2 translates to MAETRPEAERWSAAVQCLLRGVPVTAETEFSRSLLPRPRRLLLLVNPFSGRGQAMQWCQTRILPMIREANISYNLIQTERQNHARELIREISLPEWDGVIIISGDGLLHEVINGLMERADWEQAIKTPVGILPCGSGNALAGSINHHAGYDMCLREPLLLNCCFLLCRGGVRPMDLVSVTTSPPTINNSRAATAVPRRLFSFLSVAWGFVSDVDIESERYRGLGSARFTLGTLVRIASLRSYKGRLSYLPPSIMASSPDATPPLPRRPLSRSITEGLEGFCKNPIHRTSSDMGISEQRSLRRGEGEQEKEERQRERERRRERARGGGTGVVRASSLMEDREKEKEGEVEMEEERLKGERGDCNMGGDAGLAQIKDEQEDEGRTEEDSSEMEEEHQAGDGKDRVKGEGVVHAQELGEGLDADEGSFTYQDGLQETKQALRKNSAPSSQIANTLFGQADCDSSPSYGVEDMDLNGRYYQKEDYPLDVARERALTISSPFRHSPFSYKPRTVDQNQNSSRPRPLSLLQHSHSNSLPPKLPSLSLSLSPTPPSSPSCASPHSSSYLVPRPNTPGSTSPSPPIRTPSSSFNFDIAEPAGPLKNRPYVTLPLNVPRDDLLPSLDQPLPTRDWITIEGDFVLVLALYQSHLGADLHAAPQARFDDGLIHLTFVRAGISRATLLRLFFAMERGTHHSVSSPYVSHVSCRAFRLQPLSTRGTLTVDGELVPYGPLQAQVHPSMARLIVGDSGLEVTRF